The proteins below are encoded in one region of Flavobacterium nackdongense:
- a CDS encoding PKD domain-containing protein, producing MKTYKPKFNQRFIIVLFSLFFLSCNDSPSDTIAVRNARFKATASHLYLHDIINFEAADTLGKTNYHWDFGDGTKLISGYKTTHRFDIPGTHYVKLEINGLVTSQKVIVYPGNVSYQIKNESSRELDILSYVDNMHNGTSFRKELNSKNISDTLYAKTEVYGANATFLLGTSIFIQNQEYTRYNMNWIKNSKHSILSISDTTKIIKRVGADLRGAVELKSVY from the coding sequence ATGAAAACTTACAAACCTAAATTTAATCAGCGTTTTATTATTGTTCTATTTTCTTTGTTTTTTTTATCTTGTAATGATTCTCCTTCGGACACAATTGCTGTGAGAAATGCCAGATTTAAGGCGACAGCAAGTCACCTTTATTTACACGACATAATTAATTTTGAAGCAGCTGACACTTTAGGAAAAACTAATTATCATTGGGATTTTGGTGACGGAACAAAATTAATAAGCGGATACAAAACGACACATAGATTTGACATACCGGGAACTCATTACGTAAAACTTGAAATCAATGGCCTAGTTACTTCACAAAAAGTTATAGTTTACCCTGGTAATGTAAGCTATCAAATAAAAAACGAAAGCTCCCGTGAACTAGATATTCTTTCGTATGTAGACAACATGCATAATGGAACTTCATTTAGGAAGGAACTAAATTCTAAAAATATTTCTGACACTCTTTATGCTAAAACAGAAGTTTATGGAGCTAATGCCACTTTTTTGTTGGGAACGTCAATTTTTATCCAAAATCAAGAATATACCAGGTATAATATGAATTGGATTAAAAACAGTAAGCACAGCATATTATCAATATCAGATACTACTAAAATTATTAAAAGAGTTGGTGCTGACTTAAGAGGTGCTGTTGAATTAAAAAGTGTTTATTAA
- a CDS encoding DUF4494 domain-containing protein gives MSGMWYECKVKYRKTDDIGAQKVTTEPYLVDALSYTEAESRINEEMKAYVSEEFKITNIKVANYAEIHPFENADRWFKSRVSLMAYDEESGKERKTNMYVLVQANDVKEAYDNTIEVMKGTMGDYTIPAISESPIMDVFPYFSGDEDELEQMEKFNALKASKTENNAVEMDDAMEFDPEVVAESY, from the coding sequence ATGAGTGGAATGTGGTACGAATGCAAAGTAAAATACAGAAAAACAGATGATATTGGAGCACAAAAGGTTACAACCGAACCGTATTTGGTAGATGCCTTATCCTATACCGAAGCGGAATCCAGAATCAACGAAGAAATGAAGGCTTACGTTAGTGAAGAATTTAAAATCACGAACATCAAAGTAGCGAATTATGCCGAAATTCATCCTTTCGAAAATGCCGATCGCTGGTTTAAATCCAGAGTTTCATTAATGGCTTATGACGAAGAAAGCGGCAAAGAGCGCAAGACGAATATGTATGTATTGGTCCAAGCCAACGATGTAAAAGAAGCTTACGACAACACTATTGAAGTAATGAAAGGAACAATGGGCGACTATACTATTCCTGCTATTTCTGAATCTCCGATTATGGATGTTTTTCCTTATTTCTCTGGCGATGAAGACGAATTGGAGCAAATGGAAAAGTTTAATGCACTCAAAGCTTCCAAAACTGAAAATAATGCGGTAGAAATGGATGACGCAATGGAATTTGATCCCGAGGTGGTGGCGGAAAGTTATTGA
- the lipA gene encoding lipoyl synthase: METVLENALPTGKPKWLRVKLPIGQKYTELRGLVDKYSLNTICTSGSCPNMGECWGEGTATFMILGNICTRSCGFCGVKTGRPETVDWDEPEKVARSIKIMNIKHAVITSVDRDDLKDGGSIIWIETVKAIRRMNPNTTLETLIPDFQGIERNIDRIVEANPEVVSHNVETVRRLTREVRIQAKYDRSLEVLKYLKEKGINRTKSGIMLGLGELEEEVFQTMRDLRNANVDIVTIGQYLQPSKKHLPVKEFITPEQFAKYEAFGLELGFRHVESGPLVRSSYKAQKHIL; encoded by the coding sequence ATGGAAACTGTTTTAGAAAATGCATTACCTACGGGAAAGCCAAAATGGTTGAGAGTGAAACTCCCTATTGGTCAAAAATATACAGAACTTCGTGGCTTGGTTGACAAATACAGCCTGAACACTATTTGCACCTCGGGAAGTTGCCCGAATATGGGCGAATGCTGGGGCGAAGGAACAGCAACTTTTATGATTTTGGGAAATATTTGTACGCGTTCTTGTGGATTTTGCGGCGTAAAAACCGGACGACCAGAAACTGTGGATTGGGATGAGCCGGAAAAAGTAGCACGTTCCATCAAAATAATGAACATCAAACACGCCGTAATCACAAGCGTGGATAGAGATGATTTGAAAGATGGCGGTTCGATAATTTGGATTGAAACGGTAAAAGCCATTCGCAGAATGAACCCAAACACCACTTTAGAAACATTAATCCCCGATTTTCAAGGTATTGAAAGAAATATCGACAGAATCGTCGAAGCCAATCCAGAAGTAGTTTCACACAACGTGGAAACCGTTCGAAGATTGACTCGTGAAGTCCGCATTCAAGCCAAATACGACCGAAGCTTGGAAGTGTTGAAATACTTGAAAGAAAAAGGAATCAACAGAACCAAATCGGGAATTATGTTAGGTCTTGGCGAATTGGAAGAAGAAGTTTTCCAAACGATGCGCGATTTACGCAATGCCAATGTGGATATTGTAACCATTGGACAATACTTACAGCCAAGCAAAAAACATTTGCCGGTAAAAGAATTCATAACACCGGAGCAATTTGCCAAATATGAAGCCTTCGGACTGGAATTAGGATTCCGTCACGTAGAAAGTGGTCCGTTAGTTCGTTCTTCTTATAAAGCGCAAAAACATATTCTTTAA
- the gap gene encoding type I glyceraldehyde-3-phosphate dehydrogenase yields the protein MKTRIAINGFGRIGRNLFRLLLNHPSIEVVAINDIADTKTMAHLIKYDSIHGVLPFEVSFDEKGIIVDGKHFLFFHEKSISNLDWKSANIDVVVESTGKYSTFDEINAHILAGAKKVILSAPSEVEEIKTVVLGVNEKILDGTETIISNASCTTNNAAPMIKIINELCGIEQAYITTIHSYTTDQSLHDQPHKDLRRARGASQSIVPTTTGAAKALTKIFPEFEGKIGGCGIRVPVPDGSLTDITFNVKRAVTIEEINAAFKLASEKNLKGILAYTEDPIVSVDIIGNRNSCLFDAQLTSVIDKMVKVVGWYDNEIGYSSRIIDLIILTN from the coding sequence TTGAAAACAAGAATTGCTATAAACGGTTTTGGAAGAATTGGGCGAAATTTATTTCGTTTGCTACTGAACCATCCCTCCATCGAAGTGGTCGCGATTAATGACATCGCCGATACCAAAACGATGGCGCATTTGATTAAATACGACAGCATCCACGGGGTTTTGCCTTTCGAAGTTTCGTTTGATGAAAAGGGAATAATCGTTGACGGAAAACACTTCTTGTTTTTCCACGAGAAAAGCATTTCGAACCTCGATTGGAAATCTGCCAACATTGATGTTGTGGTGGAGAGTACGGGGAAATACAGCACTTTCGACGAAATCAATGCTCACATATTGGCTGGAGCCAAAAAAGTAATTCTCTCCGCTCCTTCCGAAGTTGAAGAAATAAAAACGGTGGTTTTGGGTGTCAACGAAAAAATTCTGGACGGAACCGAAACCATTATTTCGAACGCCAGTTGCACCACCAACAACGCTGCGCCGATGATCAAAATCATCAACGAATTGTGCGGAATTGAACAAGCCTACATCACCACCATTCACTCTTATACCACTGACCAAAGTTTACACGACCAACCGCACAAAGATTTGCGTCGCGCTCGTGGAGCAAGTCAATCCATCGTTCCAACGACAACCGGTGCAGCTAAAGCATTGACCAAGATTTTTCCAGAATTTGAAGGTAAAATCGGAGGTTGCGGAATTCGTGTTCCTGTGCCTGATGGTTCATTGACCGATATTACTTTCAATGTAAAACGTGCTGTGACCATCGAGGAAATCAATGCCGCTTTTAAATTGGCTTCCGAAAAAAATTTAAAAGGAATCTTGGCCTATACGGAAGATCCGATTGTTTCTGTGGATATTATTGGCAATAGAAATTCCTGTTTGTTTGATGCTCAACTCACATCAGTAATTGACAAAATGGTAAAAGTCGTGGGCTGGTATGACAATGAAATTGGTTATTCATCAAGAATTATAGATTTAATTATTTTAACAAATTAA
- a CDS encoding tetratricopeptide repeat-containing hybrid sensor histidine kinase/response regulator, with the protein MKSFALIALLITTISFSQKQKPNERIDSIGYYSDLRKSAIKANKYKDALLYTQKSIHFSKDNNNTAALANETYQLGKLYYEVKKYDDAIKSFNNSLSYFKTLSPSNTYALTYYYLGRCYMHKRSFNNAEISFTKAQQLFDFLKIPDSAEVLSVQKGIIYKSKNKFELASATFGEIIVKPDNPLILDSKAEALYQIGTIEMAQNRNILALNYFKKALELNSKDTNLEQKSTILMALSTVYENMLDKNSAYTYLKQHTNLEESIAISDNEKLGVDDYESFKESERLKELEQITEKNKQQEKASKFSKLISILAIALISILSLLSLSLYKNNIIRTQSNKLLEEKNKELIIAKEKVEKASNARSEFLSTVSHELRTPLNAINGITHLLLEEKPKKSQLHYLESLKFSGNYLTKFINDILEINKIDFNKIQIDNINFNLKQLLVNMQSSLKELAVENQNEFSFTIDPDIPNYLIGDTTKLSQILLNLINNALKFTKNGAVMVTVQLQSLVGEKAQIYFEVKDNGIGIPEDKLEAVFDSFSQGSIDINRKYGGTGLGLTIVKKLVTLLGGEISLKSQVKEGSTFSFEIPFKIGKKPKENSSKTSEIDTNTFINKKILVVEDNKINQMITKKMLANKGIECELIDNGEESIKKCENYKFDLILMDVHLPGINGTIATQHIRKFDTITPIIALTAISLNENREMLLSFGMNDVITKPFVPEDFYGVISKYI; encoded by the coding sequence ATGAAATCATTTGCATTAATTGCATTATTAATCACTACAATATCCTTTTCTCAAAAGCAAAAGCCCAATGAGAGAATTGATAGTATTGGCTATTACAGCGATTTGCGCAAATCAGCCATTAAAGCCAATAAATACAAAGACGCCCTTTTGTATACTCAAAAATCCATACATTTTTCAAAAGACAATAACAATACGGCAGCACTCGCGAATGAAACCTATCAGTTGGGAAAACTGTATTATGAGGTCAAAAAATATGACGATGCGATCAAATCATTCAATAATAGCCTCAGTTATTTTAAAACCTTATCTCCCTCAAATACCTATGCCTTAACGTACTATTATCTTGGTAGGTGTTATATGCATAAAAGAAGTTTCAACAATGCTGAAATTTCATTTACAAAAGCGCAACAATTATTCGATTTCCTAAAGATTCCGGACAGTGCGGAAGTTTTGAGCGTGCAAAAGGGCATCATTTACAAATCAAAAAATAAATTCGAATTAGCCTCGGCTACTTTTGGCGAAATAATTGTAAAACCAGATAATCCGCTGATTTTAGATAGCAAAGCCGAAGCATTATACCAAATCGGGACTATTGAAATGGCGCAAAATAGGAATATTTTGGCTTTAAATTATTTCAAAAAAGCCCTGGAATTGAATTCCAAAGACACCAATTTGGAACAAAAATCAACCATATTGATGGCCTTGAGTACGGTCTATGAAAATATGTTGGATAAAAATAGCGCCTACACTTATTTGAAACAACACACCAATTTAGAAGAAAGTATTGCCATATCCGACAACGAAAAATTAGGAGTCGATGACTATGAAAGTTTCAAAGAATCGGAACGTTTGAAAGAGTTAGAACAGATTACTGAAAAAAACAAGCAACAAGAAAAAGCCAGTAAATTTTCGAAACTGATCAGCATCCTGGCCATAGCACTGATTTCGATTTTATCGTTACTAAGTTTGTCTTTGTACAAGAATAATATCATCCGAACACAATCGAATAAATTATTAGAAGAAAAAAACAAAGAGTTGATTATTGCTAAGGAAAAAGTAGAAAAAGCATCCAATGCCCGATCAGAATTTTTATCGACAGTAAGTCACGAACTTCGAACTCCTTTGAACGCCATCAATGGAATCACGCACTTATTGCTGGAAGAAAAACCAAAAAAATCGCAATTACATTATTTAGAATCGTTGAAATTTTCGGGCAATTACCTCACTAAATTTATCAACGATATTTTAGAAATAAATAAAATTGATTTCAACAAAATTCAGATCGACAACATCAACTTCAACCTCAAGCAATTATTAGTGAATATGCAAAGTTCACTTAAGGAATTGGCTGTAGAAAACCAAAATGAATTTAGCTTTACCATCGATCCCGATATTCCGAATTATCTTATTGGCGACACCACAAAACTATCTCAAATTTTATTGAACCTAATCAATAATGCCTTGAAGTTTACCAAAAATGGAGCGGTAATGGTTACGGTACAATTGCAATCATTGGTTGGGGAAAAGGCGCAAATCTATTTTGAAGTTAAGGATAACGGGATTGGTATTCCGGAAGATAAACTAGAAGCGGTATTCGATAGTTTTTCGCAAGGTTCGATTGATATCAACCGCAAATATGGGGGAACAGGTTTAGGATTGACCATTGTTAAAAAATTAGTGACCTTATTGGGAGGAGAAATAAGCCTTAAAAGTCAAGTAAAAGAAGGTTCTACATTTTCATTTGAAATACCCTTCAAAATAGGAAAAAAACCGAAAGAAAACAGTTCAAAAACTTCAGAAATAGATACAAATACCTTTATTAACAAGAAAATTTTAGTGGTCGAGGATAATAAAATCAACCAGATGATCACCAAGAAAATGCTTGCTAATAAAGGAATAGAATGTGAACTAATCGACAATGGAGAAGAATCAATAAAAAAGTGTGAAAACTATAAATTTGATTTGATCTTGATGGACGTTCATTTGCCAGGAATAAACGGTACGATAGCTACGCAACACATTAGAAAATTCGACACCATAACACCAATCATTGCACTAACGGCCATTTCATTGAATGAAAATAGAGAAATGCTATTGTCGTTTGGGATGAACGATGTGATTACCAAACCATTTGTCCCTGAAGATTTTTATGGCGTTATTTCGAAATATATTTAA
- a CDS encoding purine-nucleoside phosphorylase has product MWEQVQETVSFIKEKTNFTPEYGIILGSGLGSFTEDIQIEHTLPYHEIPNFPVSTVQGHKGALVFGTIGTKKVVAMQGRFHFYEGYSMKEVTFPVRVMKYLGVEKLVVSNASGGVNPNYEVGSIVILKDQINMMPEHPLRGKNDERFGPRFLNMSEPFSNNMISVAKALAKKLKITVQDGIYLGLQGPTFETLAEYKMVKILGADCVGMSTVPEVIVARHMDMECFGLSVITDMGNEESIETVSHDEVLEAAKKAEPNVRILIKELILKY; this is encoded by the coding sequence GGGAGCAAGTACAAGAAACCGTTAGTTTTATAAAAGAAAAAACCAATTTCACTCCAGAATATGGTATCATCTTAGGTTCAGGTTTGGGTAGTTTTACAGAGGATATTCAAATAGAACATACTTTACCCTATCACGAAATTCCGAATTTTCCTGTTTCGACGGTTCAGGGACACAAAGGTGCTCTGGTGTTTGGTACAATTGGAACTAAAAAAGTCGTTGCTATGCAAGGCCGTTTTCATTTTTATGAAGGCTATTCCATGAAAGAGGTTACTTTTCCCGTGCGTGTAATGAAATATTTAGGAGTCGAAAAATTAGTGGTTTCGAATGCTTCCGGTGGGGTAAATCCAAATTATGAGGTGGGATCTATTGTCATTTTGAAAGATCAAATCAATATGATGCCGGAACATCCTTTGCGAGGTAAAAATGACGAACGTTTTGGCCCTCGTTTTTTGAATATGAGTGAACCCTTTTCAAATAATATGATTTCTGTTGCCAAAGCGTTGGCTAAAAAACTTAAAATAACGGTTCAAGACGGTATTTATCTTGGGCTTCAGGGGCCAACATTCGAAACGCTAGCCGAATACAAAATGGTCAAAATTCTTGGTGCTGATTGTGTTGGAATGTCTACTGTTCCTGAGGTGATTGTGGCCCGGCATATGGATATGGAATGCTTTGGTCTGTCGGTAATTACCGATATGGGCAATGAGGAAAGTATCGAAACAGTTTCGCACGATGAAGTACTTGAAGCTGCCAAAAAAGCGGAACCTAATGTGAGAATTTTGATTAAGGAATTGATTCTTAAGTATTAG